The following proteins are encoded in a genomic region of Candidatus Leptovillus gracilis:
- a CDS encoding metallophosphoesterase family protein — MRIALLSDIHGNLVSFEAVLADIEREKVDQIVCLGDVATLGPEPSRVIQRLKALNCPCIIGNHDQFVLEPAILYDYMDVPWFAESVTWCIEQLSVDDFEFIRTFKPLLEISLDASHKLLCFHGSPKSNTDIILAMTPPTNVDELLGDYRATVMAGGHTHMQMMRQHKGIMLVNAGSVGMPFEQALFVHAPRYLPWAEYAIVSFEQGVLGIDLRRVPVDVDRVRQAAANSTFPDAATWIKNWRLPEDML; from the coding sequence ATGCGAATCGCCTTACTCTCCGATATTCACGGCAATCTGGTCTCCTTTGAGGCTGTTCTGGCCGACATCGAACGTGAAAAAGTTGATCAAATCGTTTGCCTGGGCGATGTGGCTACCTTAGGCCCGGAACCGAGTCGTGTTATACAGCGGTTAAAAGCGTTAAACTGCCCCTGCATCATCGGCAATCACGATCAATTTGTTCTGGAACCAGCCATTTTATACGATTACATGGATGTCCCCTGGTTCGCCGAATCGGTGACCTGGTGCATTGAGCAGCTCAGCGTCGATGATTTTGAATTTATCCGCACTTTTAAACCTCTGTTGGAAATCTCTCTGGACGCATCCCACAAACTGCTTTGTTTCCACGGCTCCCCAAAATCAAACACGGACATTATCCTGGCTATGACACCGCCCACCAACGTAGATGAGCTGTTGGGTGATTACCGGGCCACCGTGATGGCCGGTGGACACACCCACATGCAAATGATGCGGCAGCATAAAGGCATTATGCTGGTCAACGCCGGCAGCGTGGGCATGCCCTTTGAACAGGCCCTCTTTGTCCACGCGCCCCGTTACTTGCCCTGGGCCGAATATGCCATCGTCAGCTTCGAACAGGGGGTGTTGGGCATTGACCTGCGCCGCGTGCCGGTGGATGTGGATCGGGTGCGCCAGGCGGCGGCCAACAGCACCTTCCCCGATGCGGCCACGTGGATCAAAAACTGGCGGCTGCCGGAAGATATGCTGTAA
- a CDS encoding malate dehydrogenase — MSKRLVKVAVTGAAGQIGYSLLPRLVSGEVFGPDTKVALHLLEITPALGGLAGVVMELDDCAFPLLDNVVITDDPNVAFDGVNWALLVGSKPRGQGMERGDLLTENGHIFVGQGRALQRAAADVRVLVVGNPANTNCLIAMNNAKDVPAGRFAALTRLDQNRAYAQLAAKAGVTVNEVSNVTIWGNHSATQYPDAENAKINGRPAMEVITHHEWLRGEFISVVQKRGAAIIAARGKSSALSAANASLDHVRSFEQKTPEGHWFSAAVPSDGSYGIDEGLIFSFPVQSDGQGGWSIVQDLPWSDFAQAKIQATLEELREERDIVAEML; from the coding sequence ATGTCAAAACGTTTGGTTAAAGTTGCCGTCACCGGCGCAGCCGGTCAGATTGGCTATTCACTCTTACCCCGCCTGGTATCCGGCGAAGTCTTTGGCCCAGACACTAAAGTCGCCCTGCATCTGTTGGAAATTACGCCCGCTCTGGGCGGATTGGCCGGCGTCGTCATGGAACTCGACGACTGCGCCTTTCCTCTGTTAGACAACGTCGTCATCACCGATGACCCCAACGTGGCCTTCGATGGCGTGAATTGGGCGCTGCTGGTTGGCTCCAAACCCAGAGGCCAGGGAATGGAACGGGGTGATTTGTTGACAGAAAACGGCCATATTTTTGTTGGCCAGGGGCGCGCCTTGCAACGGGCGGCGGCCGATGTGCGGGTGTTGGTGGTGGGTAATCCGGCCAATACCAACTGCCTCATCGCCATGAACAACGCCAAAGATGTACCGGCGGGCCGCTTTGCCGCCCTGACCCGGCTGGACCAAAACCGCGCATATGCCCAGTTAGCGGCCAAAGCGGGCGTCACCGTCAACGAGGTGAGCAACGTAACCATCTGGGGCAACCACAGCGCCACCCAATACCCGGATGCGGAAAATGCGAAGATTAACGGCCGTCCGGCCATGGAAGTCATCACCCACCACGAATGGCTGCGCGGCGAATTTATCAGCGTGGTGCAAAAACGGGGCGCGGCCATCATCGCCGCCCGTGGCAAATCCTCCGCCCTTTCAGCAGCCAACGCCTCGCTGGACCACGTTCGCAGCTTCGAGCAGAAGACGCCCGAAGGCCATTGGTTCTCCGCCGCTGTGCCCTCCGATGGCAGCTATGGCATAGATGAGGGCCTCATCTTCTCCTTCCCCGTCCAGAGCGACGGGCAAGGAGGCTGGTCCATCGTTCAGGATTTGCCCTGGAGCGATTTTGCCCAAGCCAAGATTCAGGCTACCCTGGAAGAACTGCGCGAAGAGCGCGACATCGTCGCCGAGATGCTTTAG
- a CDS encoding SDR family oxidoreductase translates to MNLGLEGKAALVVASSTGLGLAVARQLVLEGAKVALCGRSAERLAEAAAELQALAGEGETAVLAIPCDVTDADQITGLVEQTAAAFGGLDILITNAGGPPGGTFDTTDLAAWRSAIDLTLMSVVHLVKAALPHLRRSSAPAILTVTSVSVKQPIAGLLLSNVLRPGVVGLTKSLALELAPENIRVNSILPGWTATDRVNHIFEYRAATNGTTVEIERAKITHSIPMGRMARPEEFGNVAAFLVSPAASYVTGVMIQVDGGSYVGLL, encoded by the coding sequence ATGAACCTGGGATTGGAAGGGAAAGCAGCATTGGTCGTCGCGTCGTCTACCGGTTTAGGTCTGGCGGTGGCGCGGCAGTTGGTTCTGGAGGGGGCAAAGGTGGCCCTATGTGGCCGGTCGGCGGAGCGATTGGCTGAGGCGGCGGCTGAATTGCAGGCGTTGGCGGGAGAGGGGGAAACGGCCGTTCTTGCCATTCCCTGTGACGTCACCGACGCTGACCAGATAACCGGTTTGGTAGAACAAACCGCCGCCGCCTTTGGCGGCCTGGACATCCTCATCACCAATGCTGGTGGGCCGCCCGGTGGCACGTTTGACACCACCGACCTGGCCGCCTGGCGCAGCGCCATAGACCTGACGCTGATGAGTGTGGTACATCTGGTGAAGGCCGCGCTGCCCCACCTGCGGCGCAGTTCCGCTCCGGCCATCCTCACCGTCACCAGCGTCTCGGTGAAGCAGCCGATTGCCGGGCTGCTGCTGTCCAACGTGTTGCGCCCCGGTGTGGTCGGCCTGACCAAAAGTCTGGCCCTGGAATTGGCCCCGGAGAACATCCGCGTCAACTCCATCTTGCCCGGCTGGACAGCAACGGATCGCGTCAACCACATCTTTGAATACCGCGCCGCCACCAACGGCACGACGGTGGAAATCGAACGGGCAAAAATCACCCATTCTATTCCGATGGGGCGCATGGCCCGGCCGGAAGAATTTGGCAACGTGGCCGCGTTTTTGGTTTCCCCGGCCGCCAGCTATGTCACCGGGGTGATGATTCAGGTGGACGGCGGCAGTTATGTCGGGCTGTTGTAA
- the topA gene encoding type I DNA topoisomerase, translating into MSGKLVIVESPAKAKTIGRYLGRGYTVKSSVGHVRDLLKSRLSVDVDNDFAPEYRVTNDKRKVVKELTEAAAKAKEIYLATDPDREGEAIAWHVLESAGMDPKRTRRVVFQEITKPAVQAAFGNSREIDMDRVNAQQARRILDRLVGYKLSPLLWRKVRGRLSAGRVQSVAVRLVVEREREIEQFTPVEYWTLAAELSQQKVGKGGERPFFLAKLFKYKGDDPVLNSEADVLPHLNALETAHWQVGDVRLGTRTRRPAAPFTTSTMQQEASRKLGFGTTKTMRVAQQLYEGVDLGDADGAVGLITYMRTDSVTVSTEAQKEAQAYILQHYGRDYAPDSPPIYKTRSKMAQEAHEAVRPTSVMRAPKAVKPSLSRDQYRLYQLVWDRFVASQMSPAVYDTVSADVWAGEAKLAAEQRPYLFRATGSSLRFPGFLALYEETEPQDRPSENGEARVPADLQTGELLDLLRLRPEQHFTQAPPRFTEATLVRELEENGIGRPSTYASIISTVQARGYVEIVDKRLQPTETGQIVTDILVEYFPNILSVDFTARLEDELDEIAEGKPWVPVIAGFYGRFEDNLAKADAAIPKIELKKELDLVGRDCPTCGRPLVYREGRFGRFVGCSNFPSCRFTEQILTKLDIPCPRCGGDLIEKRTRKGKVFFGCASYPACEWTSWKRPLKQPCRVCGGLLVQVNNETAECTQCATQQPIIRQEPVAAD; encoded by the coding sequence TTGTCTGGTAAATTGGTGATCGTGGAGTCCCCGGCCAAAGCCAAAACCATTGGTCGTTACCTGGGGCGCGGCTACACGGTGAAATCCAGTGTGGGCCACGTGCGCGATTTGCTCAAGTCGCGGCTGAGCGTGGACGTGGATAACGATTTTGCGCCGGAGTATCGTGTGACCAACGACAAGCGCAAAGTGGTGAAAGAGTTGACCGAAGCGGCCGCCAAAGCCAAAGAGATTTACCTGGCGACTGACCCGGACCGCGAAGGGGAAGCCATTGCCTGGCACGTTTTAGAATCGGCGGGTATGGACCCCAAACGTACGCGGCGCGTTGTGTTTCAGGAGATTACCAAACCGGCGGTGCAGGCGGCGTTTGGAAACTCGCGCGAAATTGACATGGACCGGGTGAATGCGCAGCAGGCGCGCCGTATTTTGGACCGGCTGGTGGGTTACAAGCTCAGCCCGCTGCTGTGGCGTAAGGTGCGCGGTCGGCTGTCGGCCGGCCGGGTGCAGTCGGTGGCGGTGCGGTTGGTGGTGGAGCGCGAGCGAGAGATTGAGCAGTTTACGCCGGTGGAGTATTGGACGTTGGCGGCGGAATTGAGCCAGCAAAAGGTTGGCAAGGGTGGGGAACGGCCGTTTTTTCTGGCTAAACTCTTCAAATACAAAGGGGATGACCCGGTCCTCAACAGCGAAGCGGATGTGCTGCCCCATCTGAATGCCCTGGAAACAGCCCATTGGCAGGTGGGCGATGTGCGGCTGGGCACGCGCACGCGCCGTCCGGCGGCCCCCTTTACTACCAGCACCATGCAGCAGGAAGCGTCGCGCAAGCTGGGCTTTGGAACCACCAAAACCATGCGCGTGGCGCAGCAGTTGTACGAAGGCGTAGACCTGGGCGACGCTGACGGCGCGGTGGGCCTGATCACCTACATGCGTACCGACAGCGTGACTGTCTCGACGGAAGCGCAGAAAGAAGCACAGGCGTACATTTTGCAGCATTATGGACGCGATTATGCCCCGGACAGCCCGCCCATCTATAAAACGCGCTCCAAAATGGCGCAAGAAGCGCATGAAGCGGTGCGCCCCACGTCGGTGATGCGCGCCCCCAAAGCGGTGAAACCTTCCCTCTCGCGGGACCAATACCGGCTGTATCAGTTGGTGTGGGACCGTTTTGTCGCCAGCCAGATGTCGCCGGCCGTTTATGACACTGTTTCGGCTGACGTGTGGGCGGGTGAGGCGAAGCTGGCGGCGGAGCAACGGCCGTATCTCTTCCGCGCCACCGGTTCATCGCTGCGTTTCCCTGGCTTTCTGGCCCTCTACGAAGAAACCGAGCCGCAAGACCGCCCCAGCGAAAACGGCGAGGCGCGTGTCCCGGCCGATTTGCAGACCGGCGAACTGTTGGATTTGCTGCGGCTGCGGCCAGAACAGCATTTTACCCAGGCGCCGCCCCGCTTCACCGAGGCGACCCTGGTGCGCGAGTTGGAGGAAAATGGGATCGGCCGACCCAGCACCTATGCCTCTATCATTTCCACCGTGCAGGCGCGGGGGTATGTGGAGATTGTGGACAAGCGGTTGCAGCCTACCGAGACGGGGCAGATCGTCACCGATATTTTGGTGGAATATTTCCCCAATATCCTGTCGGTGGATTTTACGGCGCGGCTGGAAGATGAGCTGGACGAAATTGCCGAGGGTAAGCCGTGGGTTCCGGTGATTGCCGGTTTTTACGGCCGTTTTGAAGACAACCTGGCGAAAGCAGATGCTGCTATCCCCAAAATTGAACTGAAAAAAGAGCTGGACCTGGTAGGGCGAGATTGCCCTACCTGCGGCCGACCGTTGGTGTACCGCGAAGGGCGCTTTGGTCGGTTTGTGGGGTGCAGCAATTTCCCAAGCTGCCGCTTTACCGAGCAAATCCTGACTAAGCTGGACATTCCCTGCCCGCGCTGCGGCGGCGACCTGATTGAGAAACGGACACGCAAGGGCAAAGTGTTTTTTGGCTGCGCCAGTTATCCGGCGTGTGAGTGGACGAGTTGGAAACGGCCGTTAAAACAACCGTGCCGTGTCTGTGGCGGTCTTCTGGTTCAGGTGAACAACGAGACGGCTGAATGTACCCAATGCGCCACACAGCAGCCCATCATCCGGCAGGAACCGGTGGCGGCGGATTGA
- a CDS encoding fused MFS/spermidine synthase, with the protein MSTLALEFTTSRMLQTVYGTSNLVWANVIGLVLLFLTLGYFIGGWWADKRPYLTTFYALVSAAGLAGVFFLLLTSVILKTAAAAMAAINVSALVSSLVGVILALAVPITLLGCISPFAIRLAVQDVGQAGRVSGRIYAISTWGSLLGTYLPVLVTIPLVGSRVTAVLFGSLLFMVGLIGLWQTSRQKGMMGVAAGLLLLPVVLLWTSGGIKAYEGQLFETESAYNYVQVVRQGDCNYLLLNEGQAYHSFYCDDGYVPNVSVWSIMLAAPYFNAGPVTVDNAAIIGLAAGTIPKQMTRVFGAVPLDGIEIDPVIVQAGRDYFAMTEPNLNVIVGDGRYQLNQLPTTYDLITIDAYKVPYIPWHLTTREFFQEVRAHLSATGVVAVNVGRAPQDRSLVDAMSATLLAVFPTVHAIDVPGALNTILVATMQPTSPENLAANLAGLDAAVDPLLRAALETAVAHPAPITASDVLFTDERAPVETIVDTLVLRYLLQEGPAGLPGLGE; encoded by the coding sequence ATGTCTACCCTGGCGCTGGAATTCACCACCAGTCGCATGTTGCAGACCGTGTATGGCACGTCTAACCTGGTGTGGGCCAACGTCATTGGATTGGTGCTGCTGTTTCTGACGTTGGGTTACTTCATCGGAGGGTGGTGGGCGGATAAACGGCCGTACCTCACCACCTTTTACGCCCTGGTCAGCGCCGCCGGGTTGGCTGGCGTCTTCTTCTTGCTGCTCACCAGCGTCATCCTCAAAACGGCCGCCGCAGCCATGGCGGCCATCAACGTCAGCGCGTTGGTCAGCTCGTTGGTCGGCGTGATTCTGGCTCTGGCTGTGCCCATCACGCTGCTGGGCTGCATTTCCCCCTTTGCCATCCGGTTGGCGGTGCAAGACGTGGGTCAGGCGGGGCGCGTCAGCGGCCGCATTTACGCCATCTCCACCTGGGGCAGTTTGTTGGGAACCTACCTGCCGGTGCTGGTGACCATTCCGTTGGTCGGGTCGCGGGTGACGGCCGTTCTCTTCGGTTCACTCCTCTTCATGGTTGGATTGATCGGCTTGTGGCAGACCAGTCGGCAAAAAGGCATGATGGGCGTGGCCGCCGGGCTGCTGCTGCTGCCGGTGGTGCTGCTCTGGACATCCGGCGGCATTAAGGCTTACGAAGGCCAGCTTTTCGAGACTGAATCGGCCTATAATTACGTCCAGGTGGTGCGCCAGGGCGACTGCAATTACCTGCTGCTGAACGAAGGACAGGCGTATCACTCTTTCTACTGCGACGATGGCTACGTGCCCAATGTTTCGGTGTGGAGCATCATGCTGGCCGCGCCATATTTCAACGCCGGGCCGGTAACGGTAGACAACGCGGCGATTATTGGGCTGGCGGCGGGGACCATCCCCAAGCAGATGACGCGCGTTTTTGGCGCTGTTCCGCTGGATGGCATCGAGATTGACCCGGTCATTGTGCAGGCCGGGCGCGATTATTTTGCCATGACCGAGCCAAACCTGAACGTGATTGTGGGTGACGGCCGTTACCAACTCAACCAACTTCCCACCACCTACGATCTGATCACCATAGACGCCTACAAAGTGCCCTACATCCCCTGGCATCTTACCACCCGCGAATTTTTCCAGGAGGTGCGGGCGCATCTCAGCGCGACGGGCGTGGTGGCGGTCAACGTCGGCCGCGCGCCGCAAGACCGCTCTCTGGTAGATGCCATGTCGGCTACGCTGTTGGCCGTCTTCCCCACCGTCCACGCCATAGACGTGCCCGGCGCGCTGAATACCATCCTGGTGGCGACCATGCAGCCCACGTCGCCAGAAAATTTGGCGGCGAATCTGGCTGGTCTGGATGCGGCTGTAGACCCCTTGCTGCGGGCGGCGCTGGAAACGGCCGTCGCCCATCCCGCCCCCATCACCGCCTCAGACGTTCTCTTCACCGACGAACGCGCGCCGGTGGAAACCATCGTAGATACTCTGGTGCTGCGTTATCTGCTGCAAGAAGGGCCGGCCGGCCTGCCTGGCCTGGGGGAGTGA
- a CDS encoding methylmalonyl-CoA mutase family protein, which produces MTTFDESKKRWEEKLVLPVIDRFPERRPSFATSSAIPVDRLYGPAEVDADYEAKLGFPGEYPFTRGVQSTMYRGRYWTMRQYAGFATAAESNERYKFLLNQGQTGLSVAFDLPTQIGYDSDDPMALGEVGKVGVSIPSLDDMAILLDGIPLDKVSISMTINAPAAVLLAMVIAIGKRQGVAPDKLRGTIQNDILKEYIARGTYIFPPRPSMRLITNIFAYCSREVPHWNTISVSGYHIREAGSTAVQEIAFTLANGMTYVQAAIDAGLNVDSFADQISFFFNAHNNFLEEVAKFRAARRMWAKIMRQQFNAQDDKSWRLRFHTQTAGSTLTAQQPENNVVRVALQALAAVLGGTQSLHTNGRDEALSLPTQESVQIALRTQQIIAYESGVADTIDPLAGSYYVESLTDELEKRAFAYIEAIKGMGGVLAAIENGYIQREIQDAAYRFQQELEANTQTVVGVNRFVQKDETLNIEMMKLDPAVEAAQRQRLAALRARRDNDKVAELRAQLAQAAQTDENLMPLFVTCVENDLTLGEICHTLRGVWGEYQPNFEM; this is translated from the coding sequence ATGACTACTTTTGATGAAAGTAAAAAACGTTGGGAAGAAAAACTGGTTCTACCGGTGATCGATCGCTTTCCCGAGCGACGGCCGTCGTTTGCGACCAGTTCCGCTATTCCGGTAGATCGCCTGTATGGTCCGGCAGAGGTAGACGCCGATTATGAGGCCAAACTGGGCTTTCCGGGCGAGTATCCCTTCACTCGTGGCGTGCAATCTACTATGTACCGGGGGCGTTATTGGACTATGCGCCAGTACGCCGGTTTCGCCACGGCCGCCGAATCCAACGAGCGCTACAAATTTTTGCTCAACCAGGGACAGACCGGCCTGTCTGTGGCTTTCGATTTGCCAACCCAGATTGGCTATGATTCAGATGATCCGATGGCCCTGGGCGAGGTAGGTAAAGTAGGCGTCAGCATTCCCAGCCTGGACGACATGGCGATTTTGCTGGATGGCATTCCACTGGACAAGGTGAGCATCAGCATGACCATTAACGCGCCGGCGGCCGTGCTGTTGGCGATGGTCATTGCCATCGGCAAGCGCCAGGGCGTAGCGCCGGACAAGCTGCGCGGCACGATTCAGAACGACATTTTGAAGGAGTATATCGCCCGCGGAACCTATATCTTCCCGCCCCGGCCTTCGATGCGTCTGATCACTAATATTTTTGCGTATTGCAGCCGCGAAGTGCCCCATTGGAACACAATTTCGGTGTCGGGCTATCACATTCGGGAGGCGGGCAGCACGGCCGTGCAAGAAATCGCCTTCACCCTGGCCAACGGCATGACCTACGTCCAGGCGGCCATAGACGCCGGTCTCAACGTAGACAGCTTCGCCGACCAGATTTCCTTTTTCTTCAACGCCCACAACAACTTCCTGGAAGAGGTCGCCAAATTCCGGGCGGCGCGGCGCATGTGGGCCAAAATCATGCGCCAACAATTCAACGCCCAAGACGACAAAAGCTGGCGGCTGCGCTTCCACACACAAACGGCCGGCAGCACCCTTACCGCTCAACAGCCGGAAAACAACGTGGTGCGGGTGGCCTTGCAGGCGTTGGCCGCCGTTTTGGGCGGAACCCAGAGCTTGCATACCAACGGCCGTGACGAAGCCCTCTCCCTGCCCACGCAGGAATCGGTGCAAATCGCCCTGCGCACCCAACAAATCATCGCCTACGAAAGCGGCGTCGCCGACACCATAGACCCCCTGGCCGGTTCCTACTATGTCGAATCCCTGACCGACGAGTTGGAAAAACGCGCCTTTGCCTATATCGAAGCCATCAAAGGCATGGGCGGCGTCCTGGCGGCCATCGAAAACGGCTACATCCAACGCGAGATTCAAGATGCCGCCTACCGCTTTCAGCAAGAGCTAGAAGCCAACACCCAGACTGTCGTCGGCGTTAATCGTTTTGTGCAAAAGGACGAAACCTTGAACATCGAGATGATGAAGTTGGACCCGGCCGTGGAGGCCGCCCAGCGCCAACGCCTGGCCGCTCTGCGCGCCCGGCGCGACAACGACAAAGTGGCAGAACTGCGCGCCCAACTCGCCCAGGCCGCCCAAACCGACGAAAATCTGATGCCCCTGTTTGTGACCTGCGTTGAAAACGACCTGACCCTGGGCGAAATCTGCCACACCCTACGCGGCGTCTGGGGCGAATACCAGCCCAATTTTGAAATGTAA
- a CDS encoding PHP domain-containing protein — protein sequence MALDFSADLHNHTTASDGAYSPTELVQKAANLGLQAVGVTDHDTLDGLDEALNAGDALDIWVVPGVEVSLRFRRPYFTGTLHYLLYIPYALLPDPAFRQMAAAIFSQGRGGELVRGRVAAINAAFGPQGETPLLRRDLTAAEIEALAPNITRRHFALALQANHGLDHEQVNQLIGNDSRAYVPSGIEPAQLTPLLRRYPQLVRVFAHPAAGSFPGESLYNEVLPPLDIVEKLLPEFLDEAVLGLDGLEVQYPGHIPAHRALLAQWAQRYDLLMTGGSDCHDGVERPLGVAGVTAAAFTALFNRL from the coding sequence ATGGCTTTAGATTTCAGCGCCGATTTGCACAACCATACCACTGCGTCAGACGGCGCCTATTCACCCACCGAACTGGTGCAAAAGGCCGCCAACCTCGGCTTGCAGGCTGTTGGCGTTACCGACCACGACACGTTGGACGGCCTGGACGAGGCGCTGAACGCCGGGGACGCATTGGACATTTGGGTTGTGCCGGGGGTGGAGGTGTCGCTGCGATTTAGACGGCCGTATTTCACCGGCACGCTCCATTATCTGCTCTACATCCCCTACGCCCTGCTGCCCGACCCCGCTTTTCGCCAGATGGCCGCCGCCATTTTCAGCCAGGGGCGTGGCGGCGAGTTGGTCCGGGGGCGGGTGGCGGCCATCAACGCCGCCTTTGGTCCACAGGGCGAAACGCCGCTGCTGCGCCGCGACCTGACGGCTGCCGAAATTGAGGCGTTGGCGCCCAATATCACCCGCCGCCATTTTGCCCTGGCCTTACAAGCAAATCATGGCCTGGACCATGAGCAGGTCAATCAACTGATTGGCAACGACAGCCGCGCTTATGTGCCATCGGGCATTGAACCGGCGCAGTTGACGCCGCTGCTGCGCCGCTATCCACAGCTGGTACGCGTTTTTGCCCACCCGGCCGCCGGCTCTTTCCCCGGCGAAAGTTTGTACAACGAGGTGCTGCCGCCGCTGGACATTGTGGAAAAGCTGCTGCCAGAATTTTTGGATGAGGCTGTCTTGGGATTGGATGGTCTGGAAGTGCAGTACCCCGGCCATATTCCGGCGCATCGGGCGCTGCTGGCGCAGTGGGCGCAGCGCTATGACCTGCTGATGACCGGTGGCTCGGACTGCCATGATGGGGTGGAACGGCCGTTGGGTGTGGCCGGGGTAACGGCCGCTGCATTTACAGCATTGTTCAACCGCCTCTAG
- a CDS encoding TIGR01906 family membrane protein: MNNFLTNIIRWLVVIATPFLLTVLTVRLLIAWNSPSYPAWEYGRIEPDRYGFSPAERLELAEATLDYLQRPEPAPDVIYLLEDLRIPGTDQPLYNPAEIGHMLDVKIVADAFKTALWALLMVVVGGLILLFARPETRCQGARALFQGGVFTGTAVLVVLVFIGIAWNFFFTLFHDVFFDPGTWTFLYTDSLIRLFPEQFWFDFALLWTGSILLSGAVLAALGYWLMKRLAS, from the coding sequence ATGAACAACTTTCTTACTAACATCATTCGTTGGTTGGTGGTCATTGCCACGCCTTTTTTATTGACGGTGCTGACTGTGCGGCTGCTGATTGCCTGGAACAGCCCCAGCTACCCGGCCTGGGAATACGGCCGTATCGAACCCGACCGCTATGGTTTTTCCCCCGCCGAACGGCTGGAACTGGCTGAAGCGACGCTGGATTATTTGCAGCGGCCAGAACCGGCCCCAGACGTGATTTATTTGCTGGAGGATTTGCGCATCCCCGGCACAGACCAGCCGCTCTACAACCCGGCGGAAATCGGCCATATGCTGGATGTAAAAATAGTGGCCGACGCTTTTAAGACCGCTTTGTGGGCCCTGCTGATGGTGGTGGTGGGTGGGCTGATACTCTTGTTTGCCCGGCCAGAAACGCGCTGCCAGGGGGCGAGGGCGTTGTTCCAGGGAGGGGTTTTTACGGGCACGGCCGTTCTTGTCGTCCTGGTCTTCATCGGCATTGCCTGGAACTTTTTCTTCACCCTTTTCCACGACGTCTTCTTCGACCCCGGAACCTGGACCTTCCTGTACACCGATTCGCTCATCCGCCTCTTCCCGGAGCAGTTCTGGTTTGATTTTGCCCTGTTGTGGACCGGCAGCATCTTGTTGTCCGGCGCAGTTCTGGCGGCGCTGGGGTATTGGTTGATGAAAAGGTTGGCATCCTGA
- the mce gene encoding methylmalonyl-CoA epimerase: protein MIKKVDHIAVVVPDLDAAMKFWVEAFGLTLERVEHVDREGVDVAFLPVGGSEIELLQPTDPESGVARYLEKRGAGLHHLCFEVDDIEATLARLKAADIPLINETANVAGDGKKYAFVHPKGTGGVLVELYEL from the coding sequence ATGATCAAAAAAGTTGACCATATTGCCGTTGTTGTGCCGGATTTAGATGCGGCGATGAAATTTTGGGTCGAAGCCTTTGGCCTGACATTGGAGCGGGTAGAACACGTGGACCGGGAAGGGGTGGACGTGGCCTTTTTACCCGTAGGCGGCAGCGAGATTGAACTGTTGCAGCCCACTGACCCGGAAAGCGGCGTGGCGCGTTACCTGGAAAAGCGCGGCGCAGGGCTGCACCATCTTTGTTTTGAAGTGGATGACATCGAAGCGACTCTGGCACGCCTGAAAGCGGCCGACATCCCGCTGATTAACGAAACGGCGAACGTTGCCGGAGATGGCAAAAAGTACGCCTTTGTCCATCCCAAAGGGACGGGCGGCGTGTTGGTGGAGTTATACGAATTATGA
- a CDS encoding RNA methyltransferase yields the protein MPLLISSLQNQRIKQTVKLNNRRQRDEQQRTVVEGVREVSRALAAGLTPYEAYVCPELLADAEAAACLAALADLANRGQIELFEVTPAVFAKIAYRGESGGIVLVVPYLPLTLADLPVGRPPFLVVVEAVEKPGNLGAILRTADAAGVDGLIVCGDDGEGTDIHNPNVIRASLGALFAVPTVATTNGRAQQWLREQAIPVIAATPEGTRPYTAVDLTGPVAILLGSEAHGLSRAWLQAAEQQVVIPMHGVVDSLNLSVATALLLYEVVRQRSPQPG from the coding sequence ATGCCTTTGCTTATCAGTAGTCTACAAAACCAGCGCATCAAGCAAACCGTCAAACTGAACAACCGACGTCAACGGGATGAGCAACAGCGCACTGTCGTTGAAGGGGTTCGTGAAGTCTCGCGCGCATTGGCGGCTGGGCTGACGCCTTACGAGGCGTATGTCTGCCCTGAACTCTTAGCGGACGCTGAGGCAGCCGCGTGTCTGGCGGCATTGGCCGACCTGGCGAATCGGGGGCAGATAGAGCTTTTTGAAGTGACGCCGGCCGTATTTGCCAAGATCGCCTATCGCGGCGAGAGCGGCGGCATTGTGTTGGTGGTCCCGTATCTGCCGCTGACTTTGGCCGATCTGCCTGTTGGTCGGCCGCCATTCCTGGTGGTGGTGGAGGCTGTGGAAAAGCCGGGCAATCTTGGCGCAATTTTGCGCACCGCCGACGCGGCCGGGGTAGATGGCCTGATCGTCTGTGGTGATGATGGCGAGGGCACGGACATTCATAACCCGAATGTGATCCGGGCCAGCCTGGGGGCGCTGTTTGCCGTGCCAACCGTTGCCACGACCAACGGCCGTGCCCAACAATGGCTGCGGGAACAAGCCATCCCGGTCATCGCCGCTACGCCAGAGGGGACACGGCCGTATACGGCCGTAGACCTCACCGGACCCGTTGCCATTCTCCTGGGCAGCGAAGCGCATGGCCTCAGCCGCGCCTGGCTGCAAGCGGCAGAGCAGCAGGTTGTCATTCCCATGCACGGCGTCGTAGACAGCCTCAATTTATCCGTCGCCACCGCGCTGCTGCTCTACGAAGTGGTTCGCCAACGCAGCCCGCAGCCAGGATGA